A window from Flammeovirgaceae bacterium encodes these proteins:
- a CDS encoding copper homeostasis protein CutC, protein MTCEVVVYNFDSALRAQEGGADRIELCDNPAEGGTTPSIGMVGQVRQNVGIDVYVMLRPRGGDFCYSNYEFHIMKHDLSQCQRLSVDGFVFGILKQDGRIDKERCRELIAKTRPLKATCHRAFDMARDPFEALEDCIEVGFDRILTSGQRPKALEGTALIAELVKKADGRISIMAGSGVNEETVAGIVRATAVGEIHFSATVFQDSAMRHRNPNIAAMGDGAGEEFKYRTVGPERVRRIRHLAEAAIL, encoded by the coding sequence ATGACTTGTGAGGTAGTGGTTTATAATTTTGATTCCGCCCTTCGCGCACAGGAGGGGGGCGCAGACCGTATTGAGCTTTGTGACAACCCTGCCGAAGGGGGCACTACCCCCTCCATTGGCATGGTGGGGCAGGTGCGGCAAAACGTTGGCATTGACGTATATGTAATGTTGCGCCCCCGTGGGGGCGACTTCTGCTACTCCAATTATGAGTTTCATATAATGAAACACGATTTGTCACAATGCCAACGGTTGAGCGTGGATGGTTTCGTTTTTGGAATACTCAAGCAGGACGGGCGCATCGACAAGGAAAGGTGCAGGGAATTGATTGCCAAAACCCGTCCGTTGAAGGCAACGTGCCATCGGGCATTTGACATGGCCCGCGACCCATTTGAGGCGCTTGAAGATTGCATCGAAGTGGGTTTTGACCGGATACTCACGTCAGGGCAGCGGCCAAAAGCCCTGGAAGGCACGGCCTTGATTGCCGAACTGGTAAAAAAAGCAGATGGCAGGATTTCCATCATGGCGGGGTCGGGCGTGAATGAGGAAACGGTGGCGGGGATTGTAAGGGCCACGGCCGTAGGCGAAATCCATTTTTCGGCCACGGTGTTCCAGGACAGTGCCATGAGGCACCGTAACCCAAATATTGCCGCCATGGGGGACGGGGCGGGGGAGGAGTTTAAATACCGCACGGTAGGCCCCGAGCGCGTACGGAGGATACGCCACCTGGCGGAAGCCGCTATCCTTTAA
- a CDS encoding universal stress protein, whose product MKSILVPTDFSENANTAIEYACELARSFGAKVLVMNAYTPAVTQYNIVSPLIEEETGRARKLALEKLSAICGLVQNQYKPVACDTKFVVGGIVDAIEQCMEEGKADMVVMGTKGASGLDKILFGSNTTRVIEKVKRPVLAVPAGCPFQPPKRIVYATDFNNEEFGHLETLVSIAKAFGAELMVTHITTDKAALESEKMLKGNFARQVGGLTDYPAITYFVKYEENIERALDSFTTQVNADWIAMYTRERKMFEKLYNPSLTKAMAYHTKIPLLAIKG is encoded by the coding sequence ATGAAGTCCATCCTCGTGCCCACGGATTTTTCCGAAAATGCAAATACTGCCATTGAATACGCCTGCGAATTGGCCCGGTCGTTTGGGGCAAAAGTATTGGTCATGAACGCCTATACCCCTGCGGTCACACAATACAACATCGTGAGCCCGCTTATTGAAGAAGAGACGGGGAGGGCCAGGAAATTGGCCTTGGAAAAATTATCGGCCATTTGTGGGTTGGTGCAAAACCAATACAAGCCCGTTGCCTGCGACACCAAATTTGTGGTAGGGGGCATCGTGGACGCCATTGAGCAATGTATGGAAGAGGGCAAGGCGGACATGGTGGTAATGGGAACAAAGGGTGCCAGTGGGCTGGACAAAATTTTGTTCGGGAGTAATACCACAAGGGTGATTGAAAAAGTAAAACGCCCTGTGTTGGCGGTCCCGGCCGGCTGTCCGTTCCAACCGCCCAAGCGAATTGTTTACGCAACGGATTTCAACAATGAAGAGTTTGGCCACCTTGAAACCCTGGTTTCCATTGCCAAGGCCTTTGGTGCCGAATTGATGGTAACGCACATCACCACCGATAAGGCAGCATTGGAATCGGAGAAAATGCTGAAGGGGAACTTTGCCAGGCAGGTAGGAGGCTTAACGGACTACCCTGCCATTACCTACTTTGTCAAGTACGAAGAAAATATTGAAAGGGCATTGGACTCCTTTACCACACAGGTAAACGCGGATTGGATTGCCATGTACACCCGTGAAAGGAAAATGTTTGAAAAGCTCTACAACCCAAGCCTGACAAAAGCGATGGCCTATCACACAAAAATCCCCTTGTTGGCCATTAAAGGATAG